One segment of Eretmochelys imbricata isolate rEreImb1 chromosome 5, rEreImb1.hap1, whole genome shotgun sequence DNA contains the following:
- the OSTF1 gene encoding osteoclast-stimulating factor 1, whose translation MSKPPPKPAKPGQVKVFRALYTFEPRTPDELYFEEGDIIYISDMSDTNWWKGTCKGRTGLIPSNYVAEQAESIDNPLHEAAKRGNVSWLRECLDNQVGVNGLDKAGSTALYWACHGGHKDIVEVLFTQPSVELNQQNKLGDTALHAAAWKGYADIVEMLLAKGARTDLRNNEKKLALDMATNAACASLLKKKQGRDTVRTLSNAEEYLDDEDSD comes from the exons gACAGGTCAAAGTGTTCAGGGCCCTGTATACATTTGAACCCAGAACT ccAGATGAGTTGTATTTTGAAGAAGGGGATATCATCTACATTTCAGATATG agTGACACAAATTGGTGGAAGGGAACCTGCAAAGGCAGGACTGGACTTATTCCAAGCAACTATG TGGCTGAACAAGCTGAGTCCATTGATAATCCATTGCATGAAGCTGCCAAAagag GAAACGTGAGCTGGTTGAGAGAGTGCTTAGATAACCAAGTTGGTGTCAATGGTTTAGACAAAGCTGGAAGCACAGCTCTGTACTGGGCTTGCCATGGTGGGCACAAAG ATATagtggaagtgttatttacccagCCAAGTGTAGAACTAAATCAACAG AACAAATTGGGAGATACAGCTTTGCATGCTGCTGCTTGGAAGGGTTATGCAGATATTGTAGAGATGCTACTGGCAAAGG gggcAAGAACAGATTTAAGAAACAATGAGAAGAAATTGGCTCTGGATATGGCTACCAATGCTGCCTGTGCTTCTCTGCTTAAAAAGAAACAAGGGAGAG ataCAGTGCGGACATTAAGTAACGCAGAGGAATACCTCGATGATGAAGACTCCGATTAA